A single genomic interval of Zingiber officinale cultivar Zhangliang chromosome 4A, Zo_v1.1, whole genome shotgun sequence harbors:
- the LOC121973276 gene encoding transcription factor LAF1-like — protein MECRNLEKPQMEDRKGLWSPDEDQKVKDHILKQGVSCWSAVPAKAGLQRNGKSCSLRWLNYLRPGLKRGNFSPEEEETIVKLHAKIGNKKWSQIAMHLPGRTNNEVKNQWNSYLKKKITRECEEATAAGFNIEPIGACLRDHEPSVAHCIDSDGCSLKGRRAPKIQFAEWLSFDGANLDSWFNLEDAVSNQ, from the exons ATGGAGTGCAGGAACCTCGAGAAGCCACAGATGGAGGACAGGAAGGGCCTATGGTCGCCTGATGAGGACCAGAAAGTCAAAGACCATATCCTTAAGCAAGGTGTCAGCTGTTGGAGTGCAGTTCCTGCCAAAGCTG GTTTGCAAAGAAATGGAAAGAGTTGCAGCCTGAGGTGGCTTAACTACCTCAGGCCCGGTTTAAAACGAGGAAATTTCTCTCCAGAAGAGGAGGAAACAATTGTGAAACTCCATGCCAAGATTGGGAATAAGAA ATGGTCACAAATTGCAATGCACCTGCCCGGAAGAACCAACAACGAAGTGAAGAACCAGTGGAATtcctacttgaagaagaagatcaCAAGAGAGTGCGAAGAAGCAACTGCAGCAGGATTCAACATCGAGCCAATTGGAGCATGTTTGAGGGACCATGAACCATCTGTGGCTCACTGCATCGACTCAGATGGTTGTTCCCTGAAAGGCCGGCGTGCTCCGAAGATTCAGTTCGCTGAATGGTTATCCTTTGACGGTGCCAATTTGGACAGCTGGTTCAACTTGGAAGATGCAGTGAGCAACCAGTGA